Sequence from the Catenuloplanes indicus genome:
GGGCTGGGTGGCCCGGGCTACGGGTACCGGCATCTGATCCTTCAGACGCTGCTGGCGGTGACCGCCGTGACGCTGACCATCGCCGCCGGACGAGGCCGGACCCCCGACCGGTCCGACCCACGCTGACGATCCTGGAGGCAGACGATGACACGACGCCGAGCCGCCGCGGTCCTCGCGGCGATACTGACAGGCATGACGGCCGCCTGCGGCCAACCGCAGCAGGTGCTGCAGAGCGGCGCGCACGGCCGGGAGGCACAGACCGGCGACATCCTCATCCGGGGACTGCGGGTGCAGGGCCCGGAAGGGCCTCGGCTGGAGTCCGGCACGGACGCCCCGGTCTGGCTACGGCTGCTGAGCGAGCGCGGCACCGACACACTGCTGGCGGTCAGCAGCGGCACCGCCGCGCGCGTCGAAATCCGCTGGGACCGCGCATGCGACGGCACCGCGGAGGTGGTCGAGCACCTGCCGCTGACGGACGAGGGGTCTCGCTTCGCCGACGCCTACCATCTGCGCATAGTCGACCTGAACCGAGACGTGCCGGTCGGCATGTCGATCCCCTTGACGTTCGACTTCGCCACTGCGCCCACCATCACGATGGACGTCCCGGTCGTACCCACCACGGAGGTGTCGGTCTATCCCAGTGTCGCATGTGCGGCCGGCTGATGACGGCACCATCGGCGTCCGCCGCGCGGCCGGCCAGACCCGGCCGTGCGGCGCGGTGGGAACGCGGCCGGTGGGTCAGGACGGCCCGCGGCGCCAGCGACGCCGTTGGGCCGGCAGGAGCTGGGCCGGCAGCAACCACAGCACTCCCGCGACGATGACCAGGACGATGATCGGCCATCCGAACTCGACGGCGGCCACCAGCAGCACCGACCAGACCACGGCGGCCAGCAGCGCGGCGAACAACGGGGCCCAGGTGCGCAACGTCACCTGCGCACCGCCGTGCTCGTCGGCGCGGAGTTCAGCCACGATGTCGTCGAATCGACGGCGCTCCAGGGTGATGGCCGAAGACCGCTCGTCGGGCACCTGGACGCGGTTGCACACGTCCCGCACGCCCTCGCTCTCACGTGCGGTGTGGCCGGCGAGCTCGCGTGTCTCCGGATCCGCGCGTCCGGTGAGGATCACGACCCCGTCCTGCACTGATATCGCGATCCGCTCATGCCGGATCCGCTCATCGATGATCAGGTTCTGCGCCACCCGACAAGCCAGCTGCACATCGGGCCCGTCGGGGTCCATGAAGCGACGAGGTCGTTCGCCGTTGCCGTCCTCCGGCAGGGGCAGTGTCGGCATAGCGGTCGTCCCTCCGATCGGTGCCGCTGACGATGTCCGCGGTCATCGTCGTCCCGGTGTATGGCGTCGCCTGCGCGGCCGTTTGACGGTTCCGTGACGACTTCAGCAATGGTCGCCAGCACCACGGTGAACTCTGTCCACCTGGCGCCACGGCCGGCCTCTGCCCGCGAGGACCACACTGGCCACGTCGAATGTCGCGCCGCGTCTCCGTGGCTACCACGTCGATCGCGC
This genomic interval carries:
- a CDS encoding BON domain-containing protein, with the protein product MPTLPLPEDGNGERPRRFMDPDGPDVQLACRVAQNLIIDERIRHERIAISVQDGVVILTGRADPETRELAGHTARESEGVRDVCNRVQVPDERSSAITLERRRFDDIVAELRADEHGGAQVTLRTWAPLFAALLAAVVWSVLLVAAVEFGWPIIVLVIVAGVLWLLPAQLLPAQRRRWRRGPS